From the Rhodoferax sp. WC2427 genome, one window contains:
- a CDS encoding TRAP transporter small permease, whose amino-acid sequence MSTDSQPELEAPEADPATTVPLKIEDWLTVLVMGALALITFANVLARYFTNESFAWTEEISVFLMIALTLVGASAAVARDRHIRIEYFSDSGSMARRKGLSRFGAVMVAILFTLIGTLSIRMVWDDFRFDETTPGIGVPAWWYSMWLPILSLGIALRAVGLFIRRGRES is encoded by the coding sequence ATGTCCACCGATTCCCAGCCCGAGTTAGAGGCTCCCGAAGCCGACCCCGCCACCACCGTCCCCTTGAAGATCGAAGACTGGCTTACCGTGCTGGTGATGGGCGCACTGGCGCTGATCACCTTTGCCAACGTGCTGGCACGCTACTTCACCAACGAGTCTTTTGCGTGGACGGAAGAGATCTCGGTGTTTTTGATGATTGCGCTGACCCTGGTGGGCGCGTCGGCCGCCGTGGCGCGCGACCGGCACATCCGCATCGAATATTTCTCGGACAGCGGCAGCATGGCCCGGCGCAAGGGCTTGTCGCGCTTTGGCGCGGTGATGGTGGCGATTTTGTTCACGCTGATTGGCACCTTGAGCATCCGCATGGTGTGGGACGACTTTCGCTTTGACGAAACCACGCCGGGCATTGGGGTCCCTGCCTGGTGGTACTCGATGTGGCTGCCGATTTTGTCGTTAGGCATTGCGCTGCGCGCCGTGGGCCTGTTCATCCGCCGGGGGCGCGAATCATGA